In one Bacillus thuringiensis genomic region, the following are encoded:
- a CDS encoding GNAT family N-acetyltransferase: MITFEKVTVENESVVKEMFKSHSLGEKKVQYCVKVDDTYIGVIDYSVQEEQAVLSQLIIHFDYQGYGYGTNTYFTFEEMMKQRNVKEIKVLQEKLTEKAKSFIESFGFASEDEEYVKKI; this comes from the coding sequence ATGATTACGTTTGAGAAAGTTACTGTAGAAAATGAAAGCGTTGTTAAAGAAATGTTTAAATCGCATAGTTTAGGTGAGAAAAAGGTACAGTACTGTGTAAAAGTTGATGATACATATATTGGTGTAATAGATTATAGTGTACAAGAGGAACAGGCTGTTTTATCACAGCTAATTATTCATTTTGATTACCAAGGTTACGGTTATGGTACAAATACGTATTTTACATTTGAAGAAATGATGAAACAAAGAAATGTGAAAGAAATAAAAGTGCTACAAGAGAAATTAACAGAAAAGGCGAAGTCTTTCATAGAGAGTTTTGGTTTTGCTTCAGAAGATGAAGAGTATGTAAAGAAAATATAA
- the trhA gene encoding PAQR family membrane homeostasis protein TrhA, whose protein sequence is MTEKMTRMTQFVKEEIANAITHGIGAILSIPALIILIIHASKHGTASAVVAFTVYGVSMFLLYLFSTLLHSIHHPRVEKVFTILDHSAIYLLIAGTYTPFLLITLRGPLGWTLLAIIWTLAIGGIIFKIFFVRRFIKASTLCYIIMGWLIIVAIKPLYENLTGHGFSLLLAGGILYSVGAIFFLWEKLPFNHAIWHLFVLGGSAMMFFCVLFYVLPTA, encoded by the coding sequence ATGACTGAAAAAATGACACGAATGACCCAATTTGTAAAAGAAGAAATTGCAAATGCAATTACACATGGTATCGGTGCCATTTTAAGCATCCCTGCCTTAATCATATTGATTATTCATGCTTCAAAGCATGGTACCGCATCAGCTGTAGTTGCATTTACTGTTTATGGTGTAAGCATGTTCTTACTGTACTTGTTTTCAACGTTGCTACATAGCATTCATCATCCTAGAGTAGAAAAAGTATTTACTATTTTAGATCATTCAGCCATTTACTTATTAATTGCTGGCACGTATACTCCTTTTCTACTTATTACACTTCGTGGGCCATTAGGATGGACGTTGCTTGCTATTATATGGACACTTGCAATCGGAGGTATCATCTTCAAAATTTTCTTTGTACGTCGCTTTATAAAGGCATCAACTTTATGTTACATCATTATGGGCTGGCTCATAATCGTTGCCATTAAACCACTTTATGAAAATCTAACTGGACATGGTTTTTCACTACTTTTAGCAGGAGGAATTTTATATTCTGTCGGAGCTATATTCTTCCTTTGGGAAAAGCTACCTTTCAACCATGCCATATGGCATCTTTTCGTTTTAGGTGGTAGTGCGATGATGTTCTTCTGTGTACTCTTTTATGTCTTACCTACAGCATAA
- a CDS encoding DegV family protein, whose protein sequence is MQKIKIVTDSTADLSQDVIEKYDIHVLPLSISVNGQTYLDRVDLQPDEFIEEMIKSEELPKTSQPAMGTFVEMYDKLGEDGSEVLSIHMTSGMSGTVATANSAASMTDTKVTVVDSQFITHALAYQVIEAAKMANDGRSLEEILKRVDEVRKNTRLYVVVDTLENLVKGGRIGKGKAFIGSLLNIKPIASLEDGVYNPVTKVRSQGQIVKTLAKLFEQDTAGKVVKAVAIPHAKAIPLAESMKAAVEKVSGFAQSEIFYTTPIISTHTGPGAIGFMYLAE, encoded by the coding sequence ATGCAAAAAATTAAAATTGTAACAGATTCAACGGCAGATTTATCACAAGACGTAATCGAAAAATATGACATTCATGTTTTACCATTATCAATCTCTGTAAATGGACAAACATATTTAGATCGCGTTGATTTACAACCTGACGAATTTATTGAAGAAATGATTAAATCAGAGGAATTACCAAAAACATCACAACCAGCTATGGGTACATTTGTAGAAATGTATGACAAGCTAGGGGAAGATGGAAGCGAAGTCCTTTCTATCCATATGACAAGTGGAATGAGCGGTACTGTAGCAACTGCAAATAGCGCTGCATCAATGACCGATACAAAAGTAACAGTTGTTGATTCTCAATTTATTACACATGCTTTAGCATATCAAGTAATTGAAGCTGCAAAAATGGCAAATGACGGACGCTCACTAGAAGAAATTTTAAAACGTGTAGATGAAGTAAGAAAGAATACTCGTTTATATGTAGTAGTGGATACATTAGAAAACTTAGTGAAGGGTGGACGTATCGGTAAAGGAAAAGCGTTTATCGGTTCGCTACTTAATATAAAGCCAATTGCTAGTCTTGAAGACGGTGTTTATAATCCTGTAACGAAAGTTCGTAGCCAAGGCCAAATTGTAAAAACATTAGCTAAGTTATTTGAGCAAGATACGGCTGGAAAAGTTGTAAAAGCTGTTGCAATTCCGCATGCGAAAGCAATTCCTTTAGCTGAAAGTATGAAAGCGGCGGTTGAAAAAGTGAGTGGATTTGCTCAATCAGAAATTTTCTATACAACGCCTATTATTAGTACTCATACAGGTCCGGGCGCAATCGGATTTATGTATTTAGCAGAGTAA
- the asnB gene encoding asparagine synthase (glutamine-hydrolyzing), with translation MCGFVGCLCENPREFSETEKHQFENMNTMIFHRGPDDEGYFRDEHVQFGFRRLSIIDLEAGHQPLTYENDRYVIIFNGEIYNYVELREMLLEKGATFATQSDTEVIIALYAHMKEKCVDYLRGMFAFMIWDREEKKLFGARDHFGIKPLYIAQQGDTTFFASEKKSIMHVMEDKGVNPTSLQHYFTYQYGPEPETLTIDVNKIEPGHYFVKEIGKEMEIHRYWKPYFNASSATKEEHIQAIRDVLYDSVKVHMRSDVPVGSFLSGGIDSSIIASIAREMNPNLLTFSVGFEQRGFSEVDVAKETAEKLGVKNHNVFISAKEFMDEFPKIIWHMDDPLADPAAVPLYFVAKEARKHVTVVLSGEGADELFGGYNIYREPNSLKMFSYIPSPGKSVLKALSGALKEGFKGKSFLERGCTPIEERYYGNAKIFREEEKAELMKYYNESVNYMDITKPLYNEIKDYDDVSKMQYIDMFTWLRGDILLKADKMTMANSLELRVPFLDKEVFDVASKIPTEFKIANGTTKAILREAARGIVPDHVLDRKKLGFPVPIRHWLKDEMHDWAINIINESKTEHLIDKQYVLNLLEAHCADKGDYSRKIWTVLAFMVWHQIYVEHKYDTNKFHEETKRAYSLV, from the coding sequence ATGTGTGGTTTTGTAGGATGTTTATGTGAAAACCCTAGAGAGTTTTCAGAAACAGAAAAACATCAATTTGAAAATATGAACACGATGATTTTCCACCGTGGTCCAGATGACGAAGGATATTTTCGTGATGAACATGTACAATTTGGCTTCCGCCGTTTAAGTATCATTGACTTAGAGGCAGGACATCAGCCGCTAACTTATGAAAATGATCGATATGTAATTATTTTTAATGGTGAAATTTACAACTATGTAGAATTACGTGAAATGTTACTTGAAAAAGGTGCAACGTTTGCAACGCAATCTGATACAGAAGTTATCATTGCATTGTATGCACATATGAAAGAAAAATGTGTAGACTACCTTCGTGGTATGTTTGCATTTATGATTTGGGATCGTGAAGAAAAGAAACTTTTCGGTGCACGTGACCACTTCGGTATTAAACCTTTATACATCGCACAACAAGGTGATACTACATTCTTCGCATCTGAGAAGAAAAGTATTATGCATGTGATGGAAGATAAAGGCGTTAATCCAACGTCACTACAACATTACTTTACGTACCAATATGGTCCAGAGCCAGAAACGTTAACAATTGATGTTAATAAAATCGAGCCTGGTCATTATTTCGTAAAAGAAATCGGTAAAGAGATGGAAATCCATCGCTACTGGAAACCTTATTTCAATGCTTCAAGTGCAACGAAAGAGGAGCATATCCAAGCGATTCGTGATGTGTTATATGATTCAGTAAAAGTGCATATGCGTAGTGATGTACCAGTAGGTTCATTCTTATCTGGTGGTATCGATTCATCTATCATCGCTTCTATCGCAAGAGAAATGAATCCAAATCTTTTAACATTCTCTGTTGGTTTTGAGCAACGTGGTTTCAGTGAAGTTGATGTTGCGAAAGAAACTGCTGAGAAATTAGGCGTTAAAAACCATAACGTATTCATTTCAGCGAAAGAATTTATGGATGAGTTCCCAAAAATCATTTGGCATATGGATGATCCTTTAGCTGATCCAGCAGCTGTACCATTGTACTTCGTTGCGAAAGAAGCACGTAAACATGTAACAGTTGTTCTTTCAGGTGAAGGCGCAGACGAGCTATTTGGTGGTTATAACATTTACCGTGAGCCAAACTCACTAAAAATGTTCTCTTACATTCCTAGCCCAGGTAAGAGCGTTCTAAAAGCATTAAGTGGTGCTCTTAAAGAAGGGTTTAAAGGTAAGAGCTTCCTAGAGCGTGGATGTACACCAATTGAAGAGCGTTACTATGGAAATGCTAAAATCTTCCGTGAAGAAGAAAAAGCTGAATTAATGAAGTATTACAATGAAAGTGTTAACTATATGGATATCACGAAACCATTGTATAATGAGATTAAAGATTATGATGATGTAAGTAAAATGCAGTACATTGACATGTTCACATGGTTACGCGGTGACATTTTATTAAAAGCTGATAAAATGACAATGGCAAACTCATTAGAACTTCGTGTACCGTTCTTAGATAAAGAAGTATTCGATGTTGCATCTAAAATTCCAACTGAATTTAAGATTGCTAACGGAACTACGAAAGCTATTTTACGTGAAGCAGCACGCGGAATCGTTCCAGATCACGTATTAGATCGTAAAAAACTTGGATTCCCAGTACCAATTCGTCACTGGTTAAAAGACGAAATGCATGATTGGGCTATAAATATTATAAACGAAAGTAAGACAGAGCATTTAATCGACAAACAGTATGTATTAAACTTACTGGAAGCACATTGTGCAGATAAAGGCGATTATAGCCGTAAAATTTGGACTGTACTTGCGTTTATGGTATGGCACCAAATTTATGTTGAGCATAAATACGATACGAATAAGTTCCATGAAGAAACAAAACGTGCGTATAGCTTAGTTTAA
- a CDS encoding MBL fold metallo-hydrolase, translating to MAKRYENMDNVSTKKSIRSFLRWRKERKQNKKDFSFLVEQSPVKQSAFLQSNVEKTTVTWIGHSTFLIQTNGLNILTDPVWANKLKLVPRLTEPGLSIEELPKIDIVLISHGHYDHLDFSTLRQLNDDVLYLVPIGLKKLFTRKKFKHVEEYKWWESTIINEVSFHFVPAQHWTRRFLFDMNTSHWGGWIIDNETNMETIYFCGDSGYFQGFKEIGERFLIDIALMPIGAYEPEWFMKVSHVSPEEAVQAYLDLNATHFIPMHYGAFALADETPREAITRLRNNWNLRMLPWEQLHVLFLGQTFIYSNATNDKQINEKIETLHV from the coding sequence ATGGCAAAGCGCTATGAAAATATGGATAATGTTAGTACAAAAAAATCAATTCGCTCTTTTTTACGCTGGCGTAAAGAACGAAAGCAAAACAAAAAAGATTTTTCTTTCTTAGTAGAACAATCACCCGTTAAACAAAGTGCATTTTTGCAAAGCAATGTTGAAAAAACGACTGTCACATGGATTGGGCATTCCACTTTTCTTATTCAAACGAATGGACTTAATATATTAACAGATCCAGTATGGGCTAATAAATTAAAGCTAGTTCCAAGACTTACCGAACCTGGACTCTCTATAGAAGAACTACCTAAAATTGATATTGTCCTTATTTCACATGGTCATTATGATCATTTAGATTTTTCAACTCTTCGTCAGTTGAATGATGATGTTCTATATCTTGTACCTATTGGATTAAAAAAATTATTTACTCGTAAGAAATTTAAACATGTAGAAGAGTATAAATGGTGGGAAAGTACGATAATTAACGAAGTTTCTTTTCACTTCGTACCTGCTCAGCACTGGACAAGAAGATTCTTATTTGATATGAATACGTCTCACTGGGGCGGATGGATTATTGATAATGAAACGAATATGGAAACCATATATTTTTGTGGCGACAGTGGCTATTTCCAAGGTTTCAAAGAAATTGGTGAACGCTTTTTAATTGATATTGCTCTTATGCCCATTGGCGCTTATGAACCAGAATGGTTTATGAAAGTATCTCATGTTTCACCTGAAGAGGCCGTGCAAGCTTATTTAGATTTAAACGCTACGCATTTTATACCGATGCATTACGGAGCTTTTGCACTCGCCGATGAAACACCCCGCGAGGCAATAACTAGACTTCGAAATAATTGGAATTTGCGCATGTTACCATGGGAACAACTGCATGTACTCTTTTTAGGCCAAACTTTTATTTATAGTAACGCAACAAATGATAAGCAAATAAACGAAAAAATTGAAACTTTACATGTGTAA
- a CDS encoding Hsp20/alpha crystallin family protein, which yields MSEEKKDSSRPPVRNYLKQIDDFFEQTPLRNVIADLNHFFQKGNRLLTFPVDLYEVGEELVVTAELPGIQKEQIQIEIQSEYLKVSVKEEILEEEEEQTSHNYYRRERSISEASRLIKLPYSINKKAAKASYQNGVLEIRAPKLPQQHDILSID from the coding sequence ATGAGTGAAGAAAAAAAAGATTCTTCTCGCCCACCGGTTCGTAATTACTTAAAGCAAATTGATGATTTCTTCGAGCAAACACCTCTTCGCAATGTAATCGCTGATTTAAATCATTTTTTCCAAAAAGGAAACCGTTTATTAACATTCCCTGTAGATTTATATGAAGTTGGTGAAGAACTCGTTGTTACAGCTGAACTACCAGGTATACAAAAAGAACAAATTCAAATTGAAATACAAAGTGAATACTTAAAAGTCTCTGTAAAAGAAGAGATACTTGAAGAGGAAGAAGAACAAACATCCCATAACTATTATCGCCGAGAACGTTCCATTTCAGAAGCATCAAGATTGATTAAGTTACCGTATTCAATTAATAAAAAAGCGGCAAAAGCTTCTTATCAAAACGGCGTATTAGAAATTCGAGCGCCGAAACTTCCCCAGCAACATGACATTTTATCCATAGACTAA
- a CDS encoding DUF2535 family protein — MITKSFYFTHSTGDCIKIFEIPVLQAQHPLSFLIQSRLQLFIAKIQKQKHPRFSYSFREYLQKCLKWNDYLNVYKTNTLEKNA; from the coding sequence GTGATTACGAAAAGTTTTTATTTCACTCATTCAACAGGGGATTGTATTAAAATATTTGAAATCCCTGTCCTACAGGCACAGCATCCATTATCGTTTCTAATTCAGTCTCGTCTTCAATTATTTATTGCAAAAATTCAAAAACAAAAACACCCAAGATTTTCATATTCTTTCCGTGAATATTTACAAAAATGTTTGAAGTGGAATGATTATTTAAATGTATATAAAACAAATACCCTTGAAAAAAATGCATGA
- a CDS encoding N-acetylmuramoyl-L-alanine amidase codes for MKLVIDAGHGGYDSGAVGNGLVEKNLTLQIARRVRDILTVNYPITIKMTRDSDVFISLSERANMANAFSADYFISFHINSGGGTGFESYIYNALSNTSTAYAKQQKMHTAVNPVLTKYGLRDRGAKKENYAVLRETTMDAILTETAFIDTAFDANLLKNPQFIEDLSQAYANGIAAIFGVDPNPQPTPQTKGIAYILGKNVNLRNGPSTSSSVIRQLNSPESYVVYQESNGWLDLGNGQWVYNDPSYINFVKTSNSDGSPIGVAYIQGMNVNLRSGPSTTSAVIRKLNSPESYLVYINENGWLNLGGNQWVYNDPAYIKYTQY; via the coding sequence ATGAAACTTGTTATAGACGCAGGGCACGGTGGATATGATTCTGGTGCTGTTGGTAATGGTTTAGTAGAAAAAAACTTAACACTTCAAATTGCTAGACGCGTTCGAGACATTTTAACGGTAAATTACCCAATTACAATTAAAATGACACGTGATAGTGATGTGTTTATTTCTTTATCGGAACGTGCTAATATGGCTAATGCTTTCAGTGCGGATTATTTTATTTCATTTCATATTAATAGCGGCGGGGGTACAGGTTTTGAAAGTTATATTTATAATGCGTTATCCAATACCAGCACTGCATATGCAAAGCAACAAAAAATGCATACAGCTGTCAATCCTGTATTAACAAAATACGGTCTTCGTGATCGAGGAGCAAAAAAAGAAAATTATGCGGTATTAAGAGAAACCACAATGGATGCAATTTTAACTGAGACTGCTTTTATTGATACAGCGTTTGATGCAAATTTATTAAAAAATCCACAATTTATTGAAGATCTAAGTCAAGCGTATGCAAATGGAATAGCAGCTATTTTTGGAGTAGATCCAAATCCACAACCGACACCTCAAACGAAGGGAATCGCTTATATTCTTGGGAAAAATGTAAATTTAAGAAATGGTCCATCAACTTCTTCCTCAGTTATTCGTCAATTAAATTCTCCAGAATCTTACGTTGTATATCAGGAAAGTAACGGATGGCTAGATTTGGGGAATGGACAATGGGTGTATAATGATCCTTCTTACATTAATTTTGTAAAGACAAGCAACAGTGATGGAAGCCCGATTGGGGTTGCATATATACAAGGGATGAATGTAAATTTAAGAAGTGGTCCATCAACTACATCTGCAGTTATCCGCAAATTAAATTCTCCAGAATCTTATTTAGTATATATAAATGAAAATGGTTGGTTAAACCTTGGTGGAAATCAGTGGGTATATAATGACCCAGCATATATTAAATATACTCAATATTAG
- a CDS encoding FMN-dependent NADH-azoreductase: MTKVLFITANPNSAEGSFGMAVGEAFIEAYKNEHPQDEVVTIDLFNTTVPAIDADVFAAWGKFAAGEGFEALTEVQQQKVAAMNTNLETFMNADRYVFVTPMWNFSYPPVVKAYLDNVAIAGKTFKYTENGPVGLLEGKKALHIQATGGVYSEGAYAAVDFGRNHLKTVLGFVGVNDTEYIAVEGMNANPEKAQEIKEAAIANARELAKRF; encoded by the coding sequence ATGACAAAAGTACTATTTATTACAGCAAATCCAAATTCAGCAGAAGGTTCTTTCGGAATGGCAGTAGGGGAAGCTTTCATCGAAGCTTATAAAAACGAACATCCACAAGACGAAGTTGTAACAATTGATTTATTCAACACTACAGTACCAGCAATTGATGCAGATGTATTTGCTGCTTGGGGTAAATTTGCAGCAGGTGAAGGCTTTGAAGCTTTAACTGAAGTTCAACAACAAAAAGTAGCAGCAATGAACACAAACTTAGAAACATTTATGAATGCAGATCGTTATGTATTCGTAACTCCAATGTGGAACTTTAGCTATCCACCAGTAGTAAAAGCATACTTAGATAACGTAGCAATCGCAGGTAAAACATTCAAATATACTGAAAATGGTCCAGTCGGCTTATTAGAAGGTAAAAAAGCACTTCACATTCAAGCAACAGGTGGTGTATATTCTGAAGGAGCATACGCAGCTGTAGACTTCGGTCGCAATCATTTAAAAACTGTATTAGGATTTGTTGGTGTAAATGATACTGAATATATTGCAGTTGAAGGTATGAATGCAAACCCTGAAAAAGCACAAGAAATTAAAGAAGCCGCAATTGCTAATGCTCGTGAATTAGCAAAACGTTTCTAA
- a CDS encoding twin-arginine translocase TatA/TatE family subunit encodes MFSNIGFPGLILILVAVLILFGPKKLPEIGKALGETLKEFKKSTKELTDDAFQEKEKKEKM; translated from the coding sequence ATGTTTTCAAATATTGGCTTTCCAGGGTTAATTTTAATTTTAGTAGCAGTACTCATTTTATTTGGACCTAAAAAATTGCCGGAAATCGGGAAGGCTTTAGGGGAAACGTTAAAAGAGTTCAAAAAATCAACGAAAGAATTGACAGATGACGCATTTCAAGAAAAGGAAAAGAAAGAAAAAATGTAG
- a CDS encoding lysophospholipid acyltransferase family protein has product MIQTFFKIFYLILIVIAITPRMWRLKRQVNMMAPKEKDNAVYKTTNWFGKKMVRVAGGTVEVKGLENVPKDKPVLVVSNHQSNMDIPVLLGYLNKPIGFVSKAEIKKFPVVPTWMELMNCVFMDRSDRRQSLKAIKDGIELLKNGHSIVIFPEGTRSKGGEVGEFKAGSFHLAVKSGVAILPVTLDGTYKMFEANGNRMKPAHAIVTISKPITPEDYANMDIKELTKHTQEVIASQLHK; this is encoded by the coding sequence ATGATTCAAACGTTTTTTAAAATCTTTTATTTAATTTTAATTGTAATTGCGATTACACCAAGAATGTGGCGTCTTAAAAGACAAGTAAATATGATGGCGCCAAAAGAAAAAGATAATGCTGTGTACAAAACGACAAATTGGTTTGGTAAGAAAATGGTACGTGTAGCTGGAGGGACAGTAGAAGTTAAAGGACTTGAAAATGTTCCGAAAGACAAGCCGGTACTAGTTGTAAGTAATCACCAAAGTAATATGGATATCCCTGTTTTACTAGGTTACTTAAATAAACCAATTGGATTCGTGTCAAAAGCAGAGATTAAAAAGTTCCCAGTTGTACCAACTTGGATGGAACTGATGAATTGTGTATTTATGGATCGTAGCGATCGTCGTCAATCTCTTAAAGCAATTAAAGATGGAATCGAACTATTAAAGAATGGACATTCTATCGTAATTTTCCCAGAAGGAACGAGAAGTAAGGGTGGGGAAGTTGGAGAGTTTAAGGCTGGTAGTTTCCATCTTGCAGTAAAGTCAGGTGTAGCAATTTTACCTGTAACGTTAGATGGTACATATAAGATGTTTGAAGCGAATGGAAATCGTATGAAGCCAGCTCATGCAATAGTAACAATTTCTAAGCCGATTACACCTGAAGATTATGCGAATATGGATATTAAAGAATTAACGAAGCATACACAGGAAGTTATCGCATCACAATTACATAAGTAA
- a CDS encoding SCO family protein produces MKRYQKIIGLMVVFCLFVLAGCSESGSKLRKPLNWDLETFQFTNQDGKQFGTKDLKGKVWVADFMFTNCQTVCPPMTANMAKLQKMAKEEKLDVQFVSFSVDPDLDKPENLKAFIQKFTEDTSNWNLLTGYSLEDITKFSKDNFQSLVDKPENGQVIHGTSFYLIDQNGKVMKKYSGISNTPYEDIIRDMKRLVD; encoded by the coding sequence ATGAAGCGTTATCAAAAAATAATTGGTCTTATGGTTGTATTTTGTCTCTTTGTACTTGCCGGATGTAGTGAATCAGGTTCAAAGCTTCGTAAACCATTAAATTGGGATTTAGAAACTTTCCAATTTACAAATCAAGATGGAAAGCAATTCGGTACAAAAGATTTAAAAGGGAAAGTTTGGGTTGCAGATTTTATGTTCACAAATTGTCAGACAGTTTGTCCGCCAATGACTGCAAATATGGCCAAGCTGCAAAAGATGGCAAAAGAAGAGAAATTAGACGTTCAGTTTGTTTCATTTAGTGTAGATCCAGACCTTGATAAGCCAGAAAATCTGAAAGCTTTTATTCAGAAGTTTACAGAGGATACTAGTAACTGGAATTTATTAACAGGGTATTCGTTAGAAGATATTACAAAGTTTTCAAAAGATAATTTCCAATCACTTGTAGATAAGCCGGAGAACGGTCAGGTCATACATGGTACATCATTTTATTTAATTGATCAAAACGGAAAAGTAATGAAAAAGTATAGTGGCATTAGTAATACGCCATATGAAGACATTATACGTGATATGAAGCGATTAGTGGATTAA
- the tatC gene encoding twin-arginine translocase subunit TatC, with product MEDREMSVVEHIVELRKRVIYTVLSFVLFLIIGFTFTKDIYFWLVKDLPMKLTVLGPSDVLWIFFSIATVFAIVCTIPFAAIQIWLFVKPGLHPNEQKLTIMYIPVLSILFIAGLCFGYFVVMPFLFHFLTTIGNEMFNTMFTTEKYFHFVLNLTVPFAVIFELPVVVMFLTSIGLLTAELLIKIRRYAYVALIIIASCISPPDFLSHSLVAVPLICIYEISIALSKIVSKRKKKREEEIQSKSASL from the coding sequence ATGGAAGATCGGGAAATGAGTGTAGTAGAACATATTGTTGAGCTTCGAAAAAGAGTAATATATACGGTGTTATCCTTTGTACTATTTTTAATTATTGGATTTACTTTTACAAAGGATATTTATTTTTGGCTTGTAAAAGATTTACCAATGAAATTAACTGTTCTCGGTCCAAGTGATGTATTGTGGATTTTTTTCTCGATTGCTACAGTATTTGCTATCGTTTGTACAATTCCTTTTGCTGCTATACAAATTTGGTTATTTGTAAAACCAGGTTTACATCCAAATGAACAAAAGTTGACAATAATGTATATACCGGTATTGTCTATATTATTTATTGCAGGTTTATGCTTTGGATATTTCGTTGTAATGCCGTTTTTATTTCATTTTTTAACTACGATAGGTAATGAAATGTTTAATACGATGTTTACGACAGAAAAGTATTTTCATTTTGTTCTTAATTTAACAGTTCCATTTGCTGTAATTTTTGAATTGCCTGTAGTAGTAATGTTTTTAACGAGTATTGGACTATTGACGGCGGAACTTCTAATAAAAATAAGAAGGTATGCTTACGTAGCATTGATTATCATTGCGTCGTGTATATCACCGCCAGATTTTTTATCTCATAGTTTAGTTGCGGTACCGCTTATTTGTATTTATGAAATTAGTATTGCTTTATCAAAGATTGTTAGTAAGCGAAAAAAGAAAAGAGAAGAAGAAATTCAGTCGAAAAGTGCCTCGTTATAA